GTCGAATAGAGTATCTTAATGTGCAAACTCGAATAGACATTATTTGATCAATTACCATAAGAACTGATATACAGATATAACTTCAAAGATATGTAATCAGTCATTATTTGTTCAATTACCATACTTAACAACACTTTTTTAAAAGCCCTTGGTTACAGTTCCATCAAAGAATTTTAACAGCCATTTGTTTGAGCATTTTGAGGGGGAAATCTACAGCTAGACTACTGCTAGGAGCTCTCCTGCCAAAAATGCATCCCAATAACTGTAAAATCATTATGAAGAGTTAAGTTACCGGCTTACCAACATTGATATAAAAAGATTGTCTTTAAACAACAAACAATTACATCACAACCAATTTTACCAAGTGAACAAAGAAACAACCTTCAACAATTCTTAGATTCACGAGCACATTGCTTTCTCCAATGACTCTTGCAACTCTCCGCTCTTGTATGCATCTGCATTCAATTAAACTGAGTTCAGAACATCAACAACTTAAGTAGATAACATGATAAATTTGTATGTGATACTTTATCTACTCAAATTGAGTAGGCAAATACAGTGTCAATGCAAAAATTTAGTGCAAACAGTAAGAAATTGAGGAGAAACTAGCAGACTGATATAAACAAAATTAGTTCTCCACTAAAGAAGCTTCTAACTTAGCAATAGTAAGACAAACAATGATGGTGAAATGTATATCCAATGTCTTTATTCCTGTTAGGTTATGTATATGCAGAATCCATGTTGGATTCATTACTCCATCTCAGTAATTATTCAAATGACGTGCCATCATATAATGACATGCTCAAACTAGAGGAGCTCCTTAGCTAATTATCTAGGTTAGCATTCTCAAGAAGAGGCATTACTGACTCTAGAGAAAAGCGAAAAGAAACATTTACCTTTCATTCAATAAACTAATAGTCATGAGGCGTGGATGGAAAAATAGGGATTTCCATTTACCTACACAACTTCAACTTATACCAATCTCTGATATACATGCAGATATTTTCCTATAAGCCACTTTGAGAGCTCATTTTATAGTTAGTCCATATCCAAAAAGAATTTCAAATTGTCAATGTTACACTAAAAATACCATCTCATCCAACGTTCATAACCCACATAACCCATATTTGAACACTCCAATAAGAAGTACATAATTAATGTACTCAAATACTGAATTGACTCCACATCCTTCATGagcttaattataaattaaaggaGCTATCCCACAAATTTCACACCATTGAGATCTCTTTCGACATTTTGTAGAACGTCACAAGCAACTTCAAGACATTAAAGATAGTACGTGCTCTCTCCGAACCCACTAGCCATTTATCTTTCAGAGGCTgcatatttatttatcttttgcCTGTCTTCCCGAGGTTGACAGATTGTACCAACCTCAAAGTGACATTACTGTACAAATGAAAAAGTACAGATCGACAGTCATTCTCAAACCACTAACAATATAAACATCTATGAACACCTTGTTTTACTTGCCGCTTAAATTGTTCCAACACAACACAACACAACATTCTAATttcagaagaaaaagaaaacaaataaactTCTTGGTTGATCGGGTATGATTGGGTTCAAGCTTGAAACCCAATAAATACCTCTGAAAGACTGAAACCTAAAGAAACTAATGGATGGTGCTGAAGTGGAGAGGTTAGCCCAGTCCCTATGCAAATTGACACTGAAATTCTCCATAAACACAGAAATTAAGAGGTGAACTTACAGGAATTAACATCCTAATTACGGACAGAAACACAAGATTGTGAAGTAAAAGGTGAACTTACCGACAGTAATATCACAGCCACCAAAAAATTCACCATCAACATAAAGCTGAGGAAAAGTAGGCCAGCTAGAATACTCCTTTAATCCTTGACGAAGAATTTCATTCTCCAGTATATTAATCGTCTCGTACGGCACATTCATGGAATTCAGAATTTGGACGACTGTATTTGAGAATCCACACTGGGGAAATTCCCTTGTTCCTTTCATGAATAGAACTACTTTCTGGGACGTCACCACTTTATCCAGCGTGGTTTTCAACTCCGGCGATAAAGCTGTtacaagaaattaaagtaacgAGTGggtatttaaaaaattagaaaagtaGAAAGTAAGTGGAGATGTACCGCAGCGGATAGAATTGGATTTGAGTCGAAAAGTGAGGGTGGCAGTAGAGAGGCGGTGGAAGGAGAGGGAGCGAGCGCGCGAGGGTAGAAATGAAAGAGAAGCTGTTGATGGGGATGGTTTGACCGGGGGCGCGAGTGGACAAAAACACTGAGCAGCCATTAGAGGACTTTCTTTCTTCTGCACCTTCAGTTGTGTTGTGCTTGTGGTCTCCAACAAAGAATGACTCAGTGGTATTACATAATCAGAGGCCCACGAACTCAGCCCGCTTCTTTTATTAATGCACATctcaaatatttttgaaaacgcTTATTTgtatacaattataaaaattcaattattaaatattctTTTAGTAAAACagatattatttataatcaaatatatCACTAAAATTATCTGATTCGCTTTTTTTTGAAAGAGATAAAAATCAGCTGAAAATTTTAACCACTTTTAGTTCActtaaaaatagattttttaaaaaagtaattttattgtttttatattattaaaatttatctaaaaataaaatttgcaaaatgctaaaaataattcctttaatatcatattaacaattaatataataaattttaaaaattatttttgaatttattatgtaattataTTCACTTATTATTAGTACATGTTAATAATAAGtataaatttatgttattttaaacaattttattaaaccaaataacaatttaaaaattaccaCTCAGaatcattaattttttgaaaattataatgtattttaataaatttgtagTTTTTGGATTGGAGATTTAAGGGCAAAAAAGGCCAGTTCACTAAAGCCGTAGCAGCAATTACGAAACTACCATTCGTCTCCATTGGTTTTGTTAAAATAAGAAATCCACAAAACCCAATTAGCCGTTCGATGAATCAAACAGAGCTTCAGACCAGCCATCCTTCTCTCGATGATtgattgattattttatttgaattttgtttggCTAAGAAAAGGAAATGGAGTTGCAACTGAAAGTAGCCGAAGCAGTCCATGTTTTAAATCACGACACTCAGTCATGTAACCGCGTGGCTGCAAATCAATGGCTGGTTCAGTTCCAGCAGACGGATGCTGCTTGGGAAGTGGCTACTTCTATTCTCACTTCTCACCAATTTCGTCTTCATTATACTGCTAATTCCAATTTTCACCCGCTCTTCTCTTCTGCTTTTGAACTTGAATTCTTCGCTGCTCAGATTCTCAAGCGCAAGGTCCTTCTTCCTCTTCTCTTTTGCTTTTCCTCTTCCTGTTCTTTTATTAGGTTAAGTTGCTTTGCTTAGGTTAATTCAGATTAGGTTCTGTTATGATAATACGGTTCTGTAATTTGCATTCCGACCTTAATCATAGGAGCTTAGTGTTAAGTTTTGTatcaaattaattgattatttcCTGGGCTAAAATTGCTCTTTCATACTGTTAAATGTGAAATTCTAATGTTAGTTCCACGGCATTCTGATTAGGTGTTTTATATACATTCTAATTCTACACTATATTATATACTTGATTGTTTGAGCTGCAGATCCAAAGCGAAGGTTATTATTTGCATTTAGGAGCTAAGGATGCCTTGTTAAATGCTCTTCTTCTGGCTGCCAAGAGATTTACTTCAGGCCCTTCCCAGGTGCTTCAGTTTTTCTCCTTCTAAGTAGCCCAATTTGGGTGCTCCAACTTGGACCGTTAATTAGGTGTTAGACTGTGTTTTTAGTACCATTACTGCTCCTGCATGTGTGAAGTCAAATGGAGTATTCAGTGTTGATGAACCCTTGTTGTGATCTCTTAATGACAGCTTTTGACACAAATCTGTCTTGCACTTTCTGCCCTTATACTTCGCGCCGTTGAGCATGGAAAACCTATAGAGCAGCTTTTCTACAGCCTTCAGACCCTGCAGAACCAGGAAGATGGCAATGTTGCTGTTCTCGAGATGCTTACTGTTCTTCCTGAAGAACTTGTTGACACTCAAAATTCAGATAATACTATTAGTCAAGCTCATAGAAGCCAGTATGGCCAAGAGGTTTATGCTCTTTATTTTTGTTCCTTTTTACCTTTTCTCTTAGGCTTTTTATCTACCCACTTATATGTCAATCACAACTTAATCCAGCTTCTGTCACATACTCCTTCGGTGCTCGAGTTCCTTCTGGAACAATCTCAGAAAACATACGACGGCGGTGTTCAATTGCATGAAAGGAATAGAAAAGTTCTTCGTTGCTTGCTCAGCTGGGTAAGACTATGGTTGAAAAATGTGTCTGTAACTTACTGTTACACTTGTGTTCTAGATGCTTTTCTTAGTTTCCTCTTGATTATTGCAGTACACTACTATGCTGAATTATGGTAAACTAATTCCAACCTGTATAcatcatcaaaaaataaataaattccaaCCTGTATATATAAAGATTTCCTAATAATTTCTCATGCAGCTTATGTAGTATGTCATAATatgattaaatttgattttttgtttgctGATGCAGGTGCGAGCAGGGTGCTTCTCAGAAATTCCACAAGGCTCCCTGCCTACACATCCACTTCTTAGTTTTGTATTTAATTCTTTGCAGGTATACATAGTATCCCCGAGAGCTAACCCAACAGTTTTAGTGGCACTCATAAGAAATCTCTTTTCACATGATGGTTATAGGTTTCATCATCTTTCGATTTGGCAGTTGAAGTTCTCATTGAACTTGCGAGTCGGTATGAGGTATATTCCTGTCATTTAGTTGGatcatttttcatataattaaaaCAAGATAGTTATATTATTATGTGTTCATGCgttgaatttttatttagcTGCAGCATTAATGGTATTTTCCATTTCAAAAAAGTTAGTTATATAGGATTATCTTATGCAATGTTTTATCTAGTGAATTGAAGAACCAAATGGTGGTGATCTGAAATCCGATGGCCAAATGATAACCAAATAtggttattttttatatgttgtATCTATTATCAATAATGAAATGAGATATGTGATGTCTTTGTTTCATAACTAAAGTTGAAGGGAAGAaatatctttttcttattttattttgtgcATTAATCCTACTCATTTACCTTCCTAGTTGCTACATGAGCTAGC
This window of the Mercurialis annua linkage group LG5, ddMerAnnu1.2, whole genome shotgun sequence genome carries:
- the LOC126680603 gene encoding uncharacterized protein LOC126680603, whose protein sequence is MCINKRSGLSSWASDYVIPLSHSLLETTSTTQLKVQKKESPLMAAQCFCPLAPPVKPSPSTASLSFLPSRARSLSFHRLSTATLTFRLKSNSIRCALSPELKTTLDKVVTSQKVVLFMKGTREFPQCGFSNTVVQILNSMNVPYETINILENEILRQGLKEYSSWPTFPQLYVDGEFFGGCDITVDAYKSGELQESLEKAMCS